The proteins below are encoded in one region of Streptomyces ficellus:
- a CDS encoding UbiX family flavin prenyltransferase → MEPVQTQRRPWVVGVSGASGTPYAAAVLRGLLAAGESVDLVVSRASRLTLLDETGIAFRDAHWREDLAEWLSRGADGKPGTFRADVSDVRHWAAGDLAAGPSSGSYPVKGMLIVPASTACVAGVALGLSKDLLQRVASVTLKERRPLVVAVRETPLNGQTLRHLVALDDAGAVVLPASPAFYAGATHIQDLVDFVAGRVLDAAGVPHRLYRRWKGELGGARGDE, encoded by the coding sequence GTGGAGCCGGTACAAACGCAGCGTCGTCCGTGGGTCGTCGGGGTGTCGGGGGCGTCGGGAACCCCGTACGCCGCCGCCGTGCTGCGCGGGCTGCTCGCCGCGGGGGAGAGCGTCGATCTGGTGGTGTCCCGGGCGTCGCGGCTGACGCTGCTCGACGAGACCGGGATCGCCTTCCGCGACGCGCACTGGCGCGAGGACCTCGCGGAGTGGCTGTCGCGGGGCGCGGACGGCAAGCCGGGCACGTTCCGGGCGGACGTGTCGGACGTGCGGCACTGGGCGGCGGGCGACCTCGCGGCCGGGCCGTCGTCGGGTTCGTACCCCGTCAAGGGGATGCTGATCGTGCCGGCGTCCACCGCGTGCGTGGCGGGGGTGGCGCTCGGCCTGTCGAAGGACCTGTTGCAGCGGGTGGCCAGCGTGACGCTGAAGGAGCGGCGGCCGCTGGTGGTGGCGGTCCGGGAGACGCCGCTGAACGGCCAGACGCTGCGGCACCTGGTGGCGCTGGACGACGCGGGCGCCGTGGTGCTGCCCGCCTCCCCGGCGTTCTACGCGGGGGCGACGCACATCCAGGACCTGGTGGACTTCGTCGCGGGACGGGTGCTGGACGCCGCGGGCGTCCCGCACCGGTTGTACCGCCGCTGGAAGGGAGAGCTCGGCGGCGCCCGCGGGGACGAGTGA